A stretch of Nymphalis io chromosome 29, ilAglIoxx1.1, whole genome shotgun sequence DNA encodes these proteins:
- the LOC126779642 gene encoding proteasome subunit alpha type-2, which yields MASERYSFSLTTFSPSGKLVQIEYALAAVAAGGTSVGIKASNGVVIATENKHKSILYDEHSVNKVEMITGHIGMVYSGMGPDYRLLVTQARKMAQQYFLMYREPIPTAQLVQRVATVMQEYTQSGGVRPFGVSLLICGWDSDRPYLFQCDPSGAYFAWKATAMGKNFNNGKTFLEKRYTEELELDDAVHTAILTLKEGFEGQMTADNIEVGICDSNGFRRLDPAHVKDYLANIP from the exons ATGGCGTCTGAACGTTATAGTTTTTCTCTAACAACTTTTAg CCCTTCTGGGAAATTGGTGCAAATTGAATATGCTCTAGCAGCTGTGGCCGCCGGGGGAACTTCCGTCGGAATAAAAG CATCAAATGGAGTCGTGATTGCAACTGAAAACAAACACAAAAGTATTTTGTATGATGAGCACAGTGTCAACAAAGTTGAGATGATTACGGGGCACATTG GTATGGTGTACTCGGGTATGGGTCCTGATTATCGGCTGCTGGTGACGCAAGCACGTAAAATGGCCCAGCAGTACTTCCTCATGTACCGTGAACCCATACCGACAGCACAACTAGTGCAGCGTGTTGCAACTGTAATGCAGGAGTACACGCAATCAgg AGGTGTCCGACCTTTTGGAGTATCATTATTAATCTGCGGCTGGGACAGCGATCGCCCATACCTGTTCCAATGTGACCCCTCTGGAGCTTACTTTGCTTGGAAGGCCACTGCTATGGGAAAGAATTTCAACAATGGGAaaacatttttagaaaaaaG ATATACCGAGGAGCTGGAATTAGATGACGCTGTCCACACCGCGATCTTAACACTGAAGGAAGGCTTTGAAGGTCAGATGACAGCAGATAATATAGAAGTAGGTATCTGTGACTCGAATGGGTTCCGCAGACTGGACCCCGCACACGTTAAGGACTATCTGGCCAATATACcataa
- the LOC126779604 gene encoding uncharacterized protein LOC126779604: MMSNLRGVSPLSEAMSDTTLERNRGEKALLTKTPSQSQVFLHKTTNNMLKNYSDKNGNDVSKTVHKGRKTFAFWTLVCLLFILGIGNLALTFTILAVLRLGQGLESMEFLPDHNAIKFFGLTDLDHIYKRDGLIESFRDTPMSISSDNGSVLFNLQTRLSRTDTKLVVNTSGVFIKGVSSFELTDPDSGERVFSTANPEITVTESINNLNAKQVSTKRISSPVDEDLTFRSETSAYLRGAEGTHMESKELFWSADQDIYLKSINGSVILSGKEGVFIDVRYLPIAIPLNKDKFHGTGQFKVCVCMPQGKLFRIAVPNGQKITCSHVNMTGELNPCV; encoded by the exons ATGATGTCAAATCTGCGGGGCGTCTCGCCCTTATCAGAAGCAATGTCCGATACGACTTTAGAAAGAAATCGCGGAGAAAAGGCGTTGTTAACAAAAACGCCCTCGCAAAGCCAAGTCTTTTTgcataaaacaacaaataatatgcTTAAAAATTACTCTGATAAGAATGGAAACGACGTTTCGAAGACTGTTCATAAAGGCCGCAAGACCTTTGCCTTTTGGACATTAGTGTGCCTATTATTTATCTTGGGTATCGGGAATCTTGCCCTCACGTTTACCATCCTCGCTGTATTAAGACTTGGACAAG GGCTTGAAAGTATGGAGTTTCTCCCAGACCACAATGCTATAAAATTCTTCGGCCTAACAGATTTAGATCATATATATAAGAGAGACGGTTTGATAGAAAGCTTCAGAGACACACCCATGAGTATATCAAGTGATAATGGATCAGTACTCTTCAATTTGCAGACCAG ATTATCACGGACAGACACGAAACTGGTCGTGAACACGTCTGGTGTCTTCATCAAGGGAGTGAGCTCCTTCGAGCTGACCGATCCTGACTCCGGCGAGCGAGTTTTCAGCACCGCCAACCCGGAGATCACGGTCACAGAAAGCATTAACAATTTGAATGCTAAG CAAGTATCAACAAAGCGCATCTCATCACCAGTCGATGAGGACCTCACCTTCCGTTCGGAAACATCAGCGTACCTCCGAGGAGCGGAAGGCACGCACATGGAATCGAAGGAACTGTTCTGGAGCGCTGACCAGGATATCTACTTGAAATCTATCAACGGTTCCGTTATTCTAAGCGGTAAAGAGGGTGTCTTCATCGACGTCAGATATTTACCCATAGCGATACCCTTGAATAAAGACAAGTTTCATGGGACGGGACAGTTTAAGGTGTGTGTCTGTATGCCCCAGGGGAAATTGTTCAGGATAGCAGTTCCGAATGGACAAAAGATAACATGCTCTCATGTTAATATGACCGGAGAACTGAACCCTTGTGTGTAA